CTATTCATAGTAAAGAAAGTTCATACAAAAAAGATATCTTAAATACTCACGCTCATATAATGTTTTCACCAAGAGAACTTGATGGAATTGAACGAAATAAAGATATTTTTTTTAAAAGAGCTAATGCTAAATCTCCAGAGCTTGGGGGTTGTAAGAAAAATACAAGCTGGAATAATATAGAAAAATTATTAGAGATAAGAAAACTTTGGGAAGATATACAAAATAAATATTTAGAAAATGAAAAAAGTAATGAGAGAGTTTCATGTGAAACTTTAGAAAAACAAAGAGCAATTGCTTTAGAAAAAGGAGATATTTTTTTAGCTAAATCTTTAGATAGAGACCCAGTTCAAATAGATGGTTATCTATTAAAAAAATCTAAAGATAAATTAAATGAAATGGATAAAGATAAAATAGAATATTTTAAAATAATTAGAGAGATAAAAGAGTTAAAAGATGAAATTCTAAAATTAGAAAGATTAGAAGCTGAAAAATCTTTGAAAAGAGATGCAATTAAAGAGATTGATTTAGAGTTAAATAGTTTTAGTAATAGTAAATACCAAGATATTTTAGACACTCATGAGAAGTTAGAAGGAATAAATGTGCAGATCTTAAAAGTTGAACATGAACTTTTAAGCAGTTTTAATATGGAGAAAAATAGATTAGATTCTTTAAATCTATTATTGAAAAATTTAAACAATGATAAACTTAATTTAGAAAAGTATTTGGATCAATTTGAAGAAACAATACAAGAGAATGAATTTAAAGTTTATGCAGAAGAAAAATTAAAAAATAGTTTCAATACTATGTTTAATATATTTAATCAAAGTAACTATGAAATAAAAAAAGCTGAAAAGATCTTAAAAAATATTCCAAGACAGTTGGAAAATTTAGAAACTACAAGTTTAAATATTCTAACTAAAGGTGAGTACTCTAAGTTAAAGAAACAATTAGATTCCAATGAATTAAACTTAATGATATATAAAGCTGGTTATAAGTATAGAGATGGTAGCGATAAGGAGTTAAATTTCTTTAAAAAAGAGATTGAGAGATTAAGCGAGTCAAATAAAGTTATTTTATCTCAAATTGAGAAAATAAAAAGCGATTATTCCACTCCTGAAATGAAAAATAAAAAGATTAGAATAGAAAAAAGTATAGAGTCAAAGTTGCTAAAAGAAAAAGAGTTGCAAAAATCTATCCTGTTAGACAGACAAATAATAGCTCTTACACTTCGTAAAAAGCTCGTTAATATGGATGTCGACGTTTTTGAGCACTATTTATATAAACTCGAGTCAGAACGCTTTAAATCGCATTTAAAAGCTTCGAAGTCATCTGAGATTTATAATTATTTTAAAAATATGAAATTTGAAGATATAGAACGACTAGCTTTAAACAGTTTAAGTAAGGGAAGATACTTTAAAGCTATGAAAGAATATGAAGTTTTAGATAAAAAAAGAATTGAGTTAGAAATAGAAAAAGATTCATATACAACACTATCTAAAAAGTTATTGCATTTAGGATCTTTGTCTAAAGTAAATAGAGAACTTAAAAATGTTAATGGGTCTCTTTTAAGATTAGAAAAAGAGTTTAAAGAGATCCAAGTATCAATTGGTGATAAAAAACTTCATGAAGAAATATCTAGAATTAATAATTTAAAAGATGATATTGGTAATAGATATTATAAACAAAGTAATATGTTTGAAGAAAAATCTAAGCTTAATGAATTTTTTATTAAAGAAACAAATAAATTAAAAAGAGATTTAGATTCTGAAAAAGATATATCTGATAGATTTACTAAAGCATCTGTAAAAACAAATTATATTAATTTAAGAGGAAAAATCTTAGGTAACTATTTAGTTGATTTCGAAATAGAAAAAAAGAAAAGAAAAAGTTTTGAATTAGATTTTTATTAAAAAAAGAGACTATCCTAAAGATAAATCTCTTCTACTCGCAAGATAGATTATAACATTAAAAATATTTAAAATCAATGACTCTATTTTTTAGGCTTGACATAATATAAAAAAAGAAGTATGATTTACTAAATGGAATATAAAAATTTAATGATAAGTTTTTTCTACTCGCAATAGAAATTCATTGGATTTTTCTAAAAATTTAGGAGGATAATTAATGAAAATAAATTATAGTGAAAATTTAATAACAGTTACATTAAATTTAAATGGAGCAAAAATATCTTTAGAGGGAAAAGATTCAAAAGAAATAGAAAGAGCTTTAA
This DNA window, taken from Cetobacterium sp. NK01, encodes the following:
- a CDS encoding MobA/MobL family protein; this encodes MANYHLNISYGRVGKGGPHIDYILGQNKYANKENEIKYTNHNLPNWCKSPKEFWVAGDDKERINGTVYKEIRISLPNELSHEKNIELLNEFIDTILEGKYHYSVSIHSKESSYKKDILNTHAHIMFSPRELDGIERNKDIFFKRANAKSPELGGCKKNTSWNNIEKLLEIRKLWEDIQNKYLENEKSNERVSCETLEKQRAIALEKGDIFLAKSLDRDPVQIDGYLLKKSKDKLNEMDKDKIEYFKIIREIKELKDEILKLERLEAEKSLKRDAIKEIDLELNSFSNSKYQDILDTHEKLEGINVQILKVEHELLSSFNMEKNRLDSLNLLLKNLNNDKLNLEKYLDQFEETIQENEFKVYAEEKLKNSFNTMFNIFNQSNYEIKKAEKILKNIPRQLENLETTSLNILTKGEYSKLKKQLDSNELNLMIYKAGYKYRDGSDKELNFFKKEIERLSESNKVILSQIEKIKSDYSTPEMKNKKIRIEKSIESKLLKEKELQKSILLDRQIIALTLRKKLVNMDVDVFEHYLYKLESERFKSHLKASKSSEIYNYFKNMKFEDIERLALNSLSKGRYFKAMKEYEVLDKKRIELEIEKDSYTTLSKKLLHLGSLSKVNRELKNVNGSLLRLEKEFKEIQVSIGDKKLHEEISRINNLKDDIGNRYYKQSNMFEEKSKLNEFFIKETNKLKRDLDSEKDISDRFTKASVKTNYINLRGKILGNYLVDFEIEKKKRKSFELDFY